A window of the Lactobacillus gasseri ATCC 33323 = JCM 1131 genome harbors these coding sequences:
- a CDS encoding proline iminopeptidase-family hydrolase, which produces MANESKIVTLKNGYHVWTRKEGHGPIKILLLHGGPGMDHEYLEPFSDYIKIHPEIEIIYYDQLGSYFSDQPNDPKLWTIPRFIEEIEEVRKAWNLDQFYLYGQSFGGLFALEYAASKYGKHVKALIDSNMVDSYQDYAKYINKYRESMDPADVSYMKKQEEQHNYNDPHYQELLMKLYHRCICRISPWPDAVQRTFDHMNEQVYVTLQGPTEFNITGSCKNWTIRDRLSKITMPTLVLGGKYDSMNPDDIKALADRLPNGTAHICPNGSHFSIFDDQEDYFNAITNFITSVEKE; this is translated from the coding sequence ATGGCTAATGAAAGTAAAATAGTAACTCTAAAAAATGGTTATCATGTATGGACTCGTAAAGAAGGACATGGTCCGATTAAGATTTTACTTCTGCACGGTGGTCCCGGTATGGATCATGAATATCTTGAGCCTTTTTCCGATTACATTAAAATACATCCTGAGATAGAAATTATCTATTATGATCAATTGGGATCATACTTTTCAGATCAACCTAATGATCCAAAGCTATGGACAATTCCTCGTTTTATAGAAGAAATAGAAGAAGTTCGTAAAGCATGGAATCTAGATCAATTTTATTTATACGGTCAATCATTTGGCGGATTATTTGCTTTAGAATATGCCGCTTCTAAATATGGTAAACATGTGAAAGCCCTAATTGATTCAAACATGGTCGATTCATATCAAGATTACGCAAAATATATTAATAAGTACCGCGAATCAATGGATCCTGCTGATGTTTCATATATGAAGAAGCAAGAAGAACAACACAACTATAATGATCCTCATTATCAAGAATTATTGATGAAACTATATCACCGCTGCATTTGTAGAATATCCCCATGGCCAGATGCCGTGCAAAGAACTTTTGACCATATGAATGAGCAAGTTTATGTCACCCTACAAGGACCAACGGAATTTAACATTACTGGTTCATGTAAAAATTGGACAATTCGGGATCGTTTATCCAAAATTACGATGCCTACTCTTGTATTAGGAGGAAAATATGACAGCATGAATCCAGATGACATTAAAGCTTTGGCCGATAGATTACCTAATGGCACAGCTCATATATGTCCTAATGGAAGCCACTTTTCTATCTTCGATGATCAAGAAGATTATTTTAATGCTATTACCAACTTTATTACATCAGTAGAAAAAGAATAA
- a CDS encoding serine hydrolase domain-containing protein, with translation MKNTNEISILMKQAITDCATPGISYALEDIKNKIVETSFLGYKTYDKEIPLKDGDVYDLASLTKVVGVTSRILQLLGKKIIDLDDKVSKYFPQISYPDITIKNLLLHNSGLAADLSNVYSYANKDEVIDAIFKQKLIYPTGTDMIYSDLNFILLGMIIEKVDKESLDESLKVHVFEPLKMNSTGYCLNKNKQDFVPTEKTDQRGLIQGEVHDETAYMLNGVSGNAGLFSTIGDLKKFCIMYLQKGRYKDKTIIPSDIINVLFKYNFMGRTLGWQRWNKNSKTLWHTGFTGTSIALDLDHSTFFICLTNRVNPTRRNQKWINVRRLAVSLFFNSPEQLP, from the coding sequence ATGAAAAATACTAATGAAATATCTATATTAATGAAACAAGCAATAACTGATTGTGCTACGCCCGGGATAAGCTATGCCTTAGAAGATATAAAAAATAAAATAGTAGAAACTAGTTTTTTAGGGTACAAAACTTATGACAAGGAAATACCGTTAAAAGATGGCGATGTTTATGACTTAGCATCGCTAACTAAAGTTGTTGGTGTAACAAGTCGTATACTTCAATTATTGGGGAAGAAAATTATTGATTTAGATGATAAAGTAAGTAAATATTTTCCACAAATTAGTTATCCAGATATTACTATTAAGAATCTTTTGCTTCATAATTCTGGATTGGCTGCTGATTTATCCAATGTATATTCATATGCAAATAAAGATGAAGTGATAGATGCTATTTTTAAACAGAAACTTATTTATCCAACTGGAACAGATATGATATATTCTGATCTTAATTTTATTTTGCTAGGGATGATTATTGAAAAAGTGGATAAAGAGTCTCTTGATGAAAGCTTAAAGGTCCATGTCTTTGAACCTTTAAAAATGAATAGTACAGGATATTGTTTAAATAAAAATAAACAGGATTTTGTACCAACAGAAAAGACGGATCAAAGAGGATTGATTCAGGGCGAAGTTCATGATGAAACAGCTTATATGTTAAATGGAGTTTCAGGTAATGCAGGATTATTTTCTACAATTGGGGATCTAAAAAAGTTCTGCATAATGTATCTTCAAAAAGGAAGGTATAAAGACAAAACGATAATTCCATCTGATATAATTAATGTACTATTTAAATATAACTTTATGGGTAGAACTTTAGGGTGGCAAAGATGGAATAAAAATAGTAAAACTTTATGGCATACTGGATTTACTGGAACATCAATTGCACTTGATTTAGATCATTCTACTTTCTTTATTTGTTTAACTAATCGAGTAAATCCTACTAGAAGAAACCAAAAATGGATAAATGTGAGAAGATTGGCAGTAAGTCTATTTTTCAATAGCCCAGAACAATTACCATAA
- a CDS encoding PTS sugar transporter subunit IIC: MAKFNAAKITSKMSKLAGNRYFVAIRDGMAVIIPVAIVGSFFTIISQFPIDSWKKFITPYLPALQVPVTFSIGMMALYSCYAMAAALAEHYQLDRNSSATVATMAFFILAVSPGTLTAKAAKLSGMLAGTVLPSTNFGAQGLFTAMLVSMISVEIIRWFKEKNLVIKMPDGVPPAVSNSFVSLVPASVIIILAWVIKEVLHFDLNAGLLAILSPLSNFGKDNFISSVIPPFFNSLFWLFGIHGAITSTPIYPYWYKNLDANMASIAHGVSAANAPRFMTEQFFQWFVYIGGSGTILGLCILLAFMSKSSFGKTLGKAVIIPSIFNINEPIIFGLPIVLNPYFAIPFVVTPMVTGALTYFAMALHLVSRTIALVPWTLPGPIGAYMATGFDWRAAVLSIINVIISIVIYYPFFKVWDKKQLEKEAKDSASKSTNTEASKGNNVEAINLTDNNLSVESSSLKTTISTKIIALFDTLNKFKRLAKENA, translated from the coding sequence ATGGCTAAGTTTAATGCCGCAAAAATCACCTCTAAAATGTCGAAACTAGCGGGTAATCGCTATTTTGTGGCAATTAGAGATGGGATGGCAGTTATTATTCCCGTAGCTATTGTCGGTTCATTCTTTACAATTATTTCTCAATTTCCAATAGATAGTTGGAAAAAGTTTATTACTCCATATTTACCTGCATTGCAAGTACCAGTTACTTTTTCTATTGGTATGATGGCCTTGTATTCATGCTATGCGATGGCTGCTGCATTGGCTGAGCACTATCAACTGGATAGAAATTCTTCAGCTACTGTTGCAACGATGGCATTCTTTATATTAGCTGTAAGTCCAGGTACTTTAACAGCTAAAGCAGCTAAATTATCTGGCATGTTAGCTGGAACAGTTCTTCCTTCAACCAATTTTGGTGCACAAGGTTTGTTTACTGCAATGTTAGTTTCAATGATATCAGTTGAAATTATTCGTTGGTTTAAAGAGAAGAATTTAGTTATTAAGATGCCGGATGGTGTTCCACCTGCAGTTTCTAATTCATTTGTTTCTTTGGTACCAGCTTCAGTAATTATTATTTTAGCTTGGGTAATTAAAGAAGTATTGCATTTTGACTTGAATGCAGGACTTTTGGCAATATTGTCACCATTGTCTAACTTTGGTAAAGATAACTTTATTTCATCAGTTATTCCACCATTCTTTAACTCACTATTTTGGTTATTTGGTATCCATGGTGCTATTACTTCGACTCCAATTTATCCATACTGGTACAAGAACCTAGATGCAAACATGGCATCAATTGCACATGGCGTGAGCGCTGCTAATGCTCCAAGATTTATGACTGAACAATTCTTCCAATGGTTTGTTTATATTGGTGGTTCAGGTACTATCTTAGGTCTATGTATTTTGTTAGCCTTTATGTCTAAGTCTTCATTTGGTAAGACCTTAGGTAAGGCAGTTATTATTCCAAGTATTTTCAACATTAATGAACCTATTATTTTTGGTTTACCAATTGTTTTAAACCCATACTTTGCAATTCCATTTGTTGTAACACCTATGGTAACTGGTGCTTTGACATACTTTGCAATGGCTCTTCATTTAGTATCACGTACTATCGCTTTGGTTCCATGGACTTTACCAGGACCAATTGGGGCTTATATGGCAACTGGATTTGATTGGCGTGCTGCTGTTTTATCTATTATTAACGTCATTATTTCTATTGTTATTTACTATCCATTCTTTAAAGTTTGGGATAAGAAACAACTAGAAAAGGAAGCTAAAGACAGCGCAAGTAAATCTACTAATACAGAAGCTTCAAAAGGTAATAATGTTGAAGCAATTAATTTAACTGACAATAATTTATCGGTTGAATCTAGTTCTTTAAAAACAACTATAAGCACAAAGATAATTGCACTTTTTGATACGCTGAATAAGTTTAAGAGATTAGCAAAAGAAAATGCTTAG
- a CDS encoding BadF/BadG/BcrA/BcrD ATPase family protein, which produces MSYVIGIDSGGTHITATAYKDNIAIATTTAGPGNIFLDPQQTIKNLINVITEISEKLSSNTCNLILIGIAGLESADNPQPYLDKINDHFKSLTKNIIFISDAKLALINGLEGKDGFLAIAGTGSIVYGKQKNKYLRAGGWGYLLDDIGSGYRISQEAVTTALEKMDRGENSSLTPAILEYFKADNLKNIVSEYYKLNRTEIAAFSLKLAQEADRQNDEAIMILQHQADLLADEIIHLIERYPQESISLNLALSGSVLVNNLIIQKEIASKVKHVYPTIKIMVSDRSNTAAVNYIQ; this is translated from the coding sequence ATGAGCTATGTAATCGGAATTGATAGTGGCGGTACCCACATAACGGCTACCGCTTATAAAGATAATATTGCAATTGCTACCACTACTGCTGGTCCAGGAAATATATTTCTGGATCCACAGCAAACCATTAAGAATTTAATTAACGTTATTACTGAAATTTCAGAAAAGTTATCATCAAATACTTGTAACTTAATTTTGATTGGAATTGCCGGACTAGAAAGTGCTGATAATCCACAGCCTTATTTAGATAAAATAAACGATCACTTCAAGTCATTAACTAAAAATATTATTTTTATAAGTGATGCCAAACTGGCTTTAATAAATGGTCTTGAAGGAAAAGATGGATTTTTAGCAATTGCCGGTACTGGATCAATTGTATATGGAAAACAAAAGAATAAATATTTACGTGCTGGCGGTTGGGGATATTTATTAGATGATATTGGTTCTGGCTATCGCATCTCCCAAGAAGCAGTTACCACCGCATTAGAAAAAATGGATCGAGGAGAAAATTCTTCTTTAACACCTGCTATTCTTGAATACTTTAAGGCGGACAATTTAAAAAATATAGTTAGTGAATATTACAAACTTAATCGTACAGAAATAGCAGCTTTTTCATTAAAGCTTGCTCAAGAAGCCGATCGGCAAAATGATGAAGCAATTATGATCTTACAACATCAGGCCGACTTATTAGCTGATGAAATTATTCACTTAATTGAACGTTATCCTCAAGAAAGTATTTCTCTAAATCTTGCCTTATCAGGATCCGTTTTAGTCAATAACCTTATTATTCAGAAAGAAATCGCATCAAAAGTAAAACATGTTTATCCTACTATAAAAATTATGGTTTCTGACAGAAGTAATACAGCAGCAGTCAATTATATTCAGTAA
- a CDS encoding DUF871 domain-containing protein, which yields MTMRNLGLSIYPDHSNYDDNVQYLELGHKYGFKRIFMSMLEVQGSVEETKEKYKKIISMGNRLGYQTFLDVSPRIFKDLKIDYHDLSFFHDIGATGLRLDQAFDGATEALMSYNPYNLIIELNMSNNVDYLNNIISYQANTPYIYGCHNFYPQKGTALPYDFFVECSKRFKKFNIHTAAFVTSQVGKMGPWNVTDGLPTLEEDRYLPIQVQAKQLWATGLIDDVIIGNAYASGEELKALSEVNPYQLVLHVNYVPKINDIEKTIVEKPQHFRRGDMNSIVIRSTMPRVTYKDIPNPAHDNEQEFKRGDVLIGNDSFGIYKNELQIVLKPHMESRKNKVGEISKDELFLLDFIKPWTKFKLSSK from the coding sequence ATGACAATGAGAAATTTAGGCCTGTCAATCTATCCAGACCATAGTAATTACGATGACAATGTTCAATACCTTGAGCTTGGACATAAATATGGCTTTAAGCGTATTTTTATGAGTATGCTCGAAGTACAAGGAAGCGTAGAAGAAACTAAAGAAAAATACAAAAAGATAATCTCAATGGGAAACAGATTGGGATATCAAACGTTTCTGGATGTTTCACCACGTATTTTTAAAGATTTAAAAATTGATTATCATGATCTATCCTTTTTCCATGATATTGGGGCAACTGGATTACGATTAGACCAAGCATTTGATGGAGCAACTGAAGCTCTAATGTCTTACAATCCTTATAATTTAATTATTGAATTAAATATGAGTAATAATGTGGACTACTTAAATAACATTATTTCTTACCAAGCAAACACGCCATATATCTATGGTTGCCACAATTTTTATCCACAAAAAGGCACCGCTCTTCCTTATGATTTCTTTGTAGAATGTTCAAAACGCTTCAAAAAATTTAACATTCACACAGCTGCATTTGTTACGAGCCAAGTTGGAAAAATGGGACCATGGAATGTCACAGATGGCTTACCAACACTTGAAGAAGATCGTTACCTTCCAATTCAAGTTCAAGCAAAGCAGCTGTGGGCAACTGGATTAATTGACGATGTTATCATAGGTAACGCTTATGCATCTGGGGAAGAACTAAAAGCATTGTCTGAAGTTAATCCATATCAATTAGTTTTACATGTAAACTATGTTCCAAAGATAAACGACATTGAAAAGACAATTGTTGAAAAACCACAACATTTCCGTAGAGGCGACATGAATAGTATCGTTATTCGGTCAACAATGCCACGTGTAACTTATAAAGACATCCCTAACCCAGCTCACGATAATGAACAAGAATTTAAACGCGGGGATGTTTTAATTGGAAATGATAGCTTTGGAATATATAAAAATGAACTACAAATTGTATTAAAGCCACACATGGAATCAAGAAAAAATAAAGTCGGAGAAATTTCAAAAGATGAATTATTCTTATTAGACTTTATCAAACCGTGGACTAAGTTTAAGCTGTCATCAAAATAA
- a CDS encoding alpha/beta hydrolase translates to MSTIITSTLYSPHLKLDWNYDIYLPDQVNVQQKYPLLLMLHGLYGNHTNFLDTNRIDSKNILDNLMRNTKKKIIVAFVDGFNSFYINSPYGFKMETAIIQDLLPYLIQQYPIATKIGIGGISMGGYGASRLALKYPQIFSAAFLISPAVWNIKHIPHFIHNSIHTFQDEQHSWSENFYNKIYPTTYLSPISNKINFYIESSKTDNVVPIEDVICFAQKVSSNQNRVQLITDSFGAHEWSYWQKAIVPAYIWMIDQLEQKKGVIN, encoded by the coding sequence ATGAGTACCATAATAACATCCACACTTTACTCTCCGCATTTAAAATTAGATTGGAACTATGATATCTATCTTCCAGATCAAGTTAATGTCCAGCAAAAGTATCCATTGCTTTTAATGCTCCATGGATTATATGGAAATCATACTAATTTTTTAGATACTAATCGTATTGACTCAAAAAATATCCTAGATAACCTAATGCGCAATACCAAAAAGAAAATTATCGTAGCTTTTGTAGACGGGTTTAATAGCTTCTACATCAACTCTCCATATGGTTTCAAAATGGAAACAGCAATTATTCAGGACTTATTACCCTATCTAATTCAGCAGTATCCTATCGCTACCAAAATTGGTATTGGTGGCATTTCAATGGGTGGATATGGTGCATCAAGACTTGCTTTAAAATATCCTCAAATATTTTCGGCAGCGTTCTTAATTTCACCTGCTGTTTGGAATATTAAACATATTCCTCATTTTATTCATAATTCTATTCATACATTTCAAGATGAACAACATAGTTGGTCAGAAAATTTCTACAATAAAATCTATCCGACTACTTATTTATCACCTATTTCAAATAAAATTAATTTTTATATTGAGAGTAGCAAAACAGATAACGTTGTTCCTATCGAAGATGTAATATGTTTTGCTCAAAAAGTTTCAAGCAACCAGAATCGTGTTCAACTAATAACTGATTCGTTTGGCGCCCACGAATGGAGCTATTGGCAAAAAGCAATAGTTCCAGCTTATATATGGATGATCGATCAATTAGAGCAGAAGAAAGGAGTGATAAATTAA
- a CDS encoding dipeptide epimerase — protein sequence MNLKIKNITCSIKKVPLKRPFITALHKVTEIEGLKIVVELSDGQTGTGTATPNEKVTGDTLQSSLDIVNQVIKPALINQDFKNWNKLLTTLQTCIVHNTAAKAAMDIALYQLKAKENNESLVNLLGSEKGKLTTDYTISIGSDDHMVSEAKSLVKDGFTAIKIKLGNNSVSHDIKTIQKISKAVGPDISLRIDCNQAWNYKDTLKASRIWAQDNLNIDFIEQPVLKDAISDLTLLSENSPYPIMADESVASYQDAINLIKHHACDYINIKLMKTGGLSEAIKINDLAQACGIKTMVGCMIEPVESIAAAAAFAVANKNVKFIDLDSIFMATQDPDLGKYLKIKNNEIILKD from the coding sequence ATGAATTTAAAAATTAAAAATATTACATGTTCCATTAAAAAAGTCCCATTAAAGAGACCGTTTATTACTGCCTTACACAAAGTCACAGAAATTGAAGGACTGAAAATTGTTGTTGAATTAAGCGACGGTCAAACAGGTACCGGAACTGCAACTCCTAATGAAAAAGTCACCGGCGACACCTTACAAAGCTCGTTAGATATTGTTAATCAAGTCATTAAACCTGCATTAATAAACCAAGACTTCAAAAATTGGAACAAACTTTTAACCACACTTCAAACCTGCATCGTTCATAATACTGCCGCAAAAGCAGCAATGGATATTGCCTTATATCAATTAAAGGCTAAAGAAAACAATGAATCTCTAGTCAACCTGCTTGGCAGTGAAAAAGGTAAATTAACAACCGACTATACAATTAGTATCGGTTCAGATGACCATATGGTTTCTGAAGCTAAATCCTTAGTTAAAGACGGCTTTACTGCTATCAAAATTAAATTAGGCAACAATTCTGTGAGTCATGATATTAAAACCATTCAAAAAATTAGTAAAGCGGTTGGTCCTGATATTTCCTTACGTATTGATTGCAATCAAGCCTGGAATTACAAAGACACTTTAAAAGCTAGTCGAATCTGGGCACAGGATAATTTAAATATTGATTTTATTGAGCAACCTGTTCTAAAAGACGCAATCTCAGATTTAACTTTATTAAGCGAAAATTCACCTTACCCAATTATGGCTGACGAAAGTGTCGCTTCATATCAAGATGCCATTAACTTAATCAAACATCACGCTTGTGACTACATCAACATTAAGTTAATGAAAACTGGTGGCTTATCAGAGGCAATCAAAATTAACGATTTAGCACAGGCTTGTGGTATTAAAACTATGGTTGGTTGCATGATTGAGCCGGTTGAAAGTATTGCCGCAGCTGCTGCATTTGCTGTTGCAAATAAAAATGTTAAATTTATTGATCTCGATTCAATTTTTATGGCTACACAAGATCCCGATCTTGGTAAGTATTTAAAAATTAAAAATAATGAAATTATTCTAAAGGACTAA
- a CDS encoding serine hydrolase, whose translation MQLAKIQKQIENNPWKTAITIRKNNQTIFETSNANMVFKSASLIKLGIALYIEEEKPDTIDNTLNLSSDDIVGGAGIINRLSIKSWQISDLLDLMLSVSDNTATNALLNYYNINTINDYLQQNFPNISLGRFLMKKSTKENTCTANSMMDVFEKLLAANNKVSHVVLNALKHQEVRNKLVAYSNPKYEVFNKTGELLHEQHDIARFKANADVIDCCVLTNYQSQKDYENILNMMQKIGKILTH comes from the coding sequence ATGCAACTGGCCAAGATTCAAAAACAAATAGAAAATAATCCTTGGAAAACAGCAATTACTATTCGTAAAAATAATCAAACGATTTTTGAAACTTCAAACGCTAATATGGTTTTTAAATCAGCTTCATTAATAAAATTAGGGATTGCTCTTTATATTGAAGAAGAAAAGCCTGATACAATTGACAATACTCTTAACCTATCTAGTGATGATATTGTTGGAGGAGCTGGCATTATCAATAGGCTAAGCATTAAATCATGGCAGATTAGTGATTTATTAGACCTGATGTTATCTGTTTCTGATAATACAGCTACTAATGCTTTATTGAATTATTACAACATAAATACTATTAATGATTATTTACAGCAAAATTTTCCAAACATTTCTTTAGGTAGATTTTTAATGAAAAAAAGCACTAAAGAAAATACTTGTACAGCAAATTCTATGATGGACGTTTTTGAAAAGCTGCTTGCAGCCAATAACAAAGTTAGTCATGTAGTTCTCAATGCCTTAAAGCACCAAGAAGTAAGAAATAAACTAGTAGCTTACAGCAATCCTAAGTATGAAGTCTTCAATAAAACTGGCGAGTTATTACATGAGCAGCATGATATAGCACGCTTTAAAGCAAACGCTGATGTGATTGATTGCTGCGTATTAACCAATTATCAAAGTCAAAAAGATTATGAAAATATTTTAAATATGATGCAAAAGATCGGAAAAATACTTACACACTAG
- the murQ gene encoding N-acetylmuramic acid 6-phosphate etherase, with translation MEIKNLTTEQRNPATMHIDSMSTIDMVKTINKEDQKVAVAVGTQDDKIAQAIDEAAKRYSKGGRLIYIGAGTSGRLGVLDAAELVPTYGIKPERAIGLIAGGKGAMYVAVEGAEDSQDLAKRDLKDLKLNKNDIVLGLAASGRTPYVIGGLDYAKAIGALTISIACVKDSKIGHHADIAIEAVVGPEAITGSTRMKAGTAQKMILNMISTGVMIKQGKVFENVMIDVKPTNSKLIDRACRIIQTTTGVSTPEARNTLEKANNDVGLAIVMLKTNSDLNQAKNLLKAENGNVAEVLNK, from the coding sequence ATGGAAATTAAAAACTTAACTACGGAGCAACGGAACCCCGCGACTATGCACATTGATTCCATGTCAACTATCGACATGGTCAAAACTATTAATAAAGAAGATCAAAAAGTCGCTGTAGCAGTCGGAACTCAAGACGACAAAATTGCCCAGGCAATAGATGAGGCAGCTAAGCGCTATAGCAAAGGTGGACGTTTAATCTATATCGGTGCTGGAACAAGCGGCCGTCTTGGCGTTTTAGATGCTGCCGAATTAGTTCCTACCTACGGTATCAAACCAGAACGCGCAATCGGATTAATTGCTGGCGGTAAAGGTGCGATGTATGTTGCTGTCGAAGGTGCTGAAGATTCACAAGATCTAGCAAAAAGAGATTTAAAAGATCTTAAACTAAATAAAAACGATATCGTCTTAGGGCTTGCTGCCAGTGGCCGCACTCCATATGTAATTGGCGGTCTTGACTATGCTAAAGCCATAGGTGCTCTAACTATTTCCATTGCCTGTGTTAAAGACTCTAAGATAGGCCATCACGCCGATATAGCTATTGAAGCTGTTGTTGGACCTGAAGCGATTACCGGTTCAACTAGGATGAAAGCCGGAACTGCTCAAAAGATGATTTTGAATATGATTTCTACCGGTGTCATGATTAAGCAAGGAAAAGTCTTTGAAAATGTCATGATTGATGTTAAACCTACTAATTCTAAGCTAATTGATCGTGCCTGTCGCATTATTCAAACTACTACTGGTGTATCTACCCCAGAAGCTAGAAATACTCTTGAGAAGGCGAATAATGATGTTGGTTTAGCAATTGTGATGCTGAAAACTAATTCTGATCTTAATCAGGCTAAAAACTTATTAAAAGCAGAAAACGGAAATGTCGCAGAAGTTTTAAATAAGTAG
- a CDS encoding sulfite exporter TauE/SafE family protein produces MSPFFLFIYLIFGGILGGLLSTIASMASLATYPVLLSVGIPPVYANTTNDAALIWTGVGSTASSLKELKGHWKQVSFYSIFTIIGSALGCMLLIQFPGKIFEKIVPFCIAFSGLMILFSGEIHLGNESDHPNRLVQALSLLCLLIAGAYAGYFGAASGVLMLVILNAISDDDFLTVNAMKNIIGALSNLVALIIYMFTEKIYWNAAIPLAIGALIGSYFGPRIMRHIPVKIIRLVIAVLALIQAAYFAYTAYK; encoded by the coding sequence ATGAGTCCTTTTTTCTTATTCATTTATCTGATTTTTGGTGGAATTTTAGGTGGCCTTCTCTCAACAATTGCAAGTATGGCGTCCCTTGCCACTTATCCAGTCCTCCTTTCAGTTGGTATTCCCCCAGTTTATGCAAATACTACTAATGATGCAGCCTTAATCTGGACTGGTGTTGGATCAACTGCATCTTCACTTAAAGAACTAAAGGGTCACTGGAAACAAGTTAGTTTCTATTCAATTTTTACAATTATTGGATCAGCTTTAGGCTGTATGCTTTTAATTCAATTTCCCGGAAAAATATTTGAGAAGATTGTTCCCTTCTGTATCGCTTTTTCTGGTTTAATGATTTTATTCAGTGGAGAAATTCATCTTGGAAATGAAAGTGATCATCCTAATCGCTTAGTTCAAGCTCTATCACTTTTATGCTTATTGATTGCTGGAGCTTACGCTGGTTACTTCGGTGCTGCTAGTGGCGTTTTAATGTTAGTTATCTTGAATGCAATCAGTGACGACGATTTTCTGACTGTTAATGCTATGAAAAACATTATTGGCGCACTATCAAACTTGGTTGCGCTGATCATTTACATGTTTACTGAAAAAATTTATTGGAACGCTGCTATTCCCTTGGCAATTGGAGCGTTGATTGGTAGTTACTTTGGGCCACGTATCATGCGCCACATTCCGGTTAAGATCATTCGTTTGGTAATTGCTGTTTTAGCTCTCATTCAAGCTGCTTACTTTGCTTATACTGCATATAAATAA